The Acidimicrobiales bacterium region ACCGCTTCTCTCAGGACGTAGCCGACCCCGCGCACCGTGTGGATGAGGCGCGGCTCTCCCGACGCCTCGGTCTTGCGTCGCAGGTACCCGATGTAGACCTCGAGCGAGTTGGAGTTGGCGCCGAAGTCGTAGCCCCACACGCGGTCGAAGATGAGCTCTCTCGGCAGGACCTGGCGGGGGTTGCGCAGGAGCAACTCGAGCAGGAGGAACTCGGTGCGGGTCAACTCGATGCGCCGGCTGCCCCGGAACACTTCCCGTGTTCCCGGGTCGAGGGAAAGGTCCGAATAGCGCAGGACCTCGTCGTCGCTGGGCGTGCCCCGGCGGAGCAGCGCCCTGATCCGCGCCAGGAGCTCCTCGAGCGCGAACGGCTTGACCAGGTAGTCGTCGGCGCCGGCGTCGAGGCCCTCGACGCGCTCGTTGACCGCAGCCCGTGCCGTGAGCATCAGCACCGGGGTCGCGTCGCCGGCTTTGCGAAGCCTGCGGCACACCTCGAGACCGTCCATCCGCGGCATCGCGACGTCGAGGACTATCGCGTCGGCCGGCCGCTCGGCGTGCGCCAGCAGCGCGGCCGAACCGTCGTCGGCGGTCTCGGTCTCGTAACCCTCGAACCGCAGGGCGCGGTCGAGCGCCTGGCGGACCGCCGGCTCGTCGTCGACAACGAGGACTCTCATCCCCTCCAGTGTTGCGGAAACACATGAGAATCGGCTGAACCGGACCCCCTTGCTCCGGTACGATTCGACTCCCATGTCCCGCGTGCTGATCGAGCGCCGCTTGATGGACGTAGCCCAGAGGCTCAAGCGCGCCCGGGAGGAGCTGGCGATCATCGACGAGCAGCTGGCGGTTCTCGCCGACGCCGCCGACGAGGCGCGCATCCGCTCGCTGGTCTCGGAGACCCCGCTGGCGCACCGGGACTACACCGACGCCCAGCGTCACGCCGACGCCATGGACCGCACTCGCCGGTCGGTCCTCTCCGACGTCGCCGAGCTGGAAGCCGCCCAGGACGACCTGCTCGACCGGCTGATCGCCGAGACCACC contains the following coding sequences:
- a CDS encoding response regulator transcription factor, encoding MRVLVVDDEPAVRQALDRALRFEGYETETADDGSAALLAHAERPADAIVLDVAMPRMDGLEVCRRLRKAGDATPVLMLTARAAVNERVEGLDAGADDYLVKPFALEELLARIRALLRRGTPSDDEVLRYSDLSLDPGTREVFRGSRRIELTRTEFLLLELLLRNPRQVLPRELIFDRVWGYDFGANSNSLEVYIGYLRRKTEASGEPRLIHTVRGVGYVLREAVRS